The genomic interval TCGGCTACCTCGTCGAGCGAATCGCCGCCCGTGGGTTCATCGCTATCGCGTTCAACAGCACGCCGCTCGTCGTCGTGGCACCCGGTACGACCGTGCCGACGCTCGGCACCAACCCGCTCGCGATGGCGGTGCCGCGCGAGGATGACGACCCGCTCGTGCTCGACATGTCCACATCGTCGATCGCCTTCAACAAGGTCATGCGCGCCCGCTCGCTCAACACGGAGCTCCCCGCAGGCGTCGCGCTCGATGTGCACGGCGAAGTCACCCGGGACCCGCATGCCGCCGTCGACGCCCAGGGACGCGGGCGACTTCTGCCGTTCGGCGGACACCGCGGGTACGGACTCTCCCTCATGCTCGAGCTCATCGTCTCCGGCTTCATCACCGGCCGCACCGGCGCGACCAAGCGCGGCGACGTCATCCACGAGCCCGACGACTTCGGCGCCCTGTACCTCGCGATCGACCCCGCGATCCTGGGCCCAGCCGAGAACAGCGAGGCCGTCGAGTGCCTCATCGCCGAGATCACAGCAGCCGGCGGGCGCCTTCCGGGCGAGAACAGCCGTGCGATCCGGGAGGAGCGGATTCTCTCCGGTGTCGTCGAGCTCGACGCCGAGGCGGGGGCCGTGCTGGCCGAGCACACGCCATAGTCACGGCGGCGGCGCCCCCGTACGCGAGACTGGTGGGGTGAGCACCATCGACCGATACACCGTGGCCACCGACGGAGCCTGCAAGGGCAACCCGGGGCCTGCCGGCTGGGCGTGGGTCGGCGAGGACGGCCACTGGGCCGCCGGCTCGATCGTCGCCGGCACCAACAACATCGGCGAGCTGCGCGCGGTGCTGAACGCCATCCGCGACAACGCGAACGTCGTGCACCTGCTCGTGCAGGCCGACTCGACCTACGCCATCGACACGTACACGAAGTGGATGGACGGGCACAAGGCTCGCGGCTGGAAGACGAGCTCGAAGAACCCGGTGAAGAACGTCGACATCCTCGAGGAGATGATCGCCGTGCGCGATGCGCGGCGTGCGGCGGGGCTTCCGGATGTGCAGTTCGAGCACGTGCGAGGCCACCGCGGACACCGACTCAACGAGTGGGCGGACGAGCGCTCGGTGCGGGCTGCGGTGCACGCCGCGAAGGGCCTCGAGACCGAGTGGCGCAGCCGCAGCGGCAACCAGCCCCTCGTCGACGTGGGAGTCGATCCCACGAAGAAGTGACCTCCTGACAGCGAAACGGGGAGCGGCCTCGGGCGGCCGCTCCCCGTGTGCTGTGGTGGTTCAGGCGGTCGCGGTCGCGCGGCGACGCATCGCGAAAGCCGCGGCACCGAGCACGAGCATGCCTCCGGCGAGCGCGAACGATGCGGGGCCGACCTCGACACCCGTCGAGGCGAGGGTGCGCGCCACATCGAAGCGCGCGCTCGCCACGGTGCCCGAGCTCTGGCCGATGACGACGAGCGTGTGGGTTCCGCCGCTCAGCCGCGAGAGCACGGAGCTGCCGAGCGAGAACTGAACGACACCGTCGATGACGGGGAAGGTGCCCACATAGGTGGGCGTCGAGTACGCGTACACGTCGACCCACGAGTCGAAGCCCAGCCAGTTGAAGGTGCCCGTGTAGGAGCGGCCGGGCGAGAGGGGCGCTGTGGGCAGGCCGACGCTGTCAGCGGCGCCCGGCGTGGATTCCGCGTCCGAGAGGAAGCCGGCGAGCCCCGACGAGTCGTTCACCGGCGCACCCGAGGGTTCCTCCTTCGGCGCCCAGATCGGGTCGTCGAGCACGTGCAGTACCCATCCCTCCTCGTAGCCTTCCAGCTCCGCCGTCACGATCACACCGATCCAGGCGCCGACATACTCCGACGTCACGACGTGGGTGATGGCGGTTTCGCCGGTGAGCTCGTCGCCCCACATGCCCCCGTTGACGGCCCACTGGTAGCTCAGCGTCGCGCCCTCCGGCCAATCGGCGACCACGGCGGTGAGGGTGTTGCCCACCTGCGGAGTGCCGGTGATCGACACCGTTCCGACCTCCATCTCGAGGAGCGGATCCGACATGGGGCTGAAGAGGATGTCGCCGCCTCCGTCGCCGCCCGCCTCGTCGCTGCCCTGGTCCTCGCCCGGGTCATCGCCGAGCTGCTGCTCGCCCTCCTCGTCGCCGAGCTGCTGCTCGATGCCCGGGTCGTCGGGAAGTGCGTCGTCGTCGGCGAAGGCGGGGGCGCTTGAGAGCAGCGCTCCTCCGGTGGTCAGCACGGCG from Salinibacterium sp. ZJ70 carries:
- a CDS encoding ribonuclease H, producing the protein MSTIDRYTVATDGACKGNPGPAGWAWVGEDGHWAAGSIVAGTNNIGELRAVLNAIRDNANVVHLLVQADSTYAIDTYTKWMDGHKARGWKTSSKNPVKNVDILEEMIAVRDARRAAGLPDVQFEHVRGHRGHRLNEWADERSVRAAVHAAKGLETEWRSRSGNQPLVDVGVDPTKK
- a CDS encoding Ldh family oxidoreductase, producing MQTTIDNLRARLERAFLGIGAPTEQAIATAEMCLDAELREHFSHGVRLVRNIATEYRTGASRRRELAITSETPVSAIVDGGYNLSPYVHRIAADLAAEKADTTGIGIASVHSAGVSGALGYLVERIAARGFIAIAFNSTPLVVVAPGTTVPTLGTNPLAMAVPREDDDPLVLDMSTSSIAFNKVMRARSLNTELPAGVALDVHGEVTRDPHAAVDAQGRGRLLPFGGHRGYGLSLMLELIVSGFITGRTGATKRGDVIHEPDDFGALYLAIDPAILGPAENSEAVECLIAEITAAGGRLPGENSRAIREERILSGVVELDAEAGAVLAEHTP
- a CDS encoding LPXTG cell wall anchor domain-containing protein; amino-acid sequence: MTRTRTTTRLAAVALAAVLTTGGALLSSAPAFADDDALPDDPGIEQQLGDEEGEQQLGDDPGEDQGSDEAGGDGGGDILFSPMSDPLLEMEVGTVSITGTPQVGNTLTAVVADWPEGATLSYQWAVNGGMWGDELTGETAITHVVTSEYVGAWIGVIVTAELEGYEEGWVLHVLDDPIWAPKEEPSGAPVNDSSGLAGFLSDAESTPGAADSVGLPTAPLSPGRSYTGTFNWLGFDSWVDVYAYSTPTYVGTFPVIDGVVQFSLGSSVLSRLSGGTHTLVVIGQSSGTVASARFDVARTLASTGVEVGPASFALAGGMLVLGAAAFAMRRRATATA